In Labeo rohita strain BAU-BD-2019 unplaced genomic scaffold, IGBB_LRoh.1.0 scaffold_30, whole genome shotgun sequence, a genomic segment contains:
- the LOC127160171 gene encoding uncharacterized protein LOC127160171 encodes MKGIIPKNKTKGTDFCGVNDYYYIIRSDLGCYMQSSNFNKGSDITVLSLHPACKNGDHYLGSGNGCFYIIKGKSYRRVSNLTTDSDAVVYSLHPNCQGGDHYLGAFGEFYIIFQGKGTYRRTTNMNRDSDAVEYPLHPNCRDGLYYWGLPNHYYFLKPVSEWGVEYYKGTNFNKDECTAVYSVHPNILNFLPGGLSMTKGPAFGIWENITSITNDSNTPVTWQNKIIKRVGYNKEMMTQITHNWKIAMTTLADLMALIVKLQFSFSAEYGGLHVSTEDESWNEATEVEENLTVELNANERLYLWQYKLGLGQELVLFCHDLKIDDDPNPSTEVPLPPAKS; translated from the coding sequence ATGAAGGGAATTATTCCTAAGAACAAAACCAAAGGTACTGACTTCTGCGGTGTGAACGACTACTATTATATAATCCGCTCTGATCTCGGCTGCTATATGCAGTcaagtaattttaataaaggtTCAGACATCACTGTTTTGAGTCTGCACCCTGCCTGCAAAAATGGAGACCATTACCTTGGTAGTGGAAATGGCTGCTTTTACATCATCAAAGGCAAGTCCTACCGCAGAGTCAGCAACCTGACGACAGACAGCGATGCTGTAGTTTACAGCCTTCATCCCAACTGCCAGGGTGGAGACCACTACCTCGGGGCCTTTGGCGAGTTTTACATCATCTTCCAAGGAAAGGGTACTTACCGAAGAACAACAAACATGAATCGAGACTCGGATGCTGTAGAATACCCGCTGCATCCCAACTGCAGAGATGGTCTGTATTACTGGGGTCTGCCAAACCACTACTACTTCCTGAAGCCCGTCTCAGAGTGGGGAGTTGAGTACTACAAAGGGACCAACTTCAACAAAGACGAGTGCACTGCTGTCTATTCTGTTCATCCCAATATCCTTAACTTCCTTCCTGGAGGGCTGTCAATGACTAAAGGCCCAGCCTTTGGCATTTGGGAGAACATTACATCCATAACTAATGACAGCAATACACCAGTGACATggcaaaataaaatcattaaaagggTTGGATACAATAAGGAAATGATGACCCAAATTACACACAACTGGAAGATAGCCATGACAACCTTGGCTGATTTAATGGCGTTAATTGTGAAGTTGCAGTTCTCTTTTTCAGCTGAATATGGAGGCTTACATGTCAGCACCGAAGACGAAAGCTGGAATGAAGCGACTGAAGTGGAAGAAAATCTCACAGTTGAGCTGAACGCAAATGAGCGTTTATATCTGTGGCAGTACAAACTGGGTCTTGGTCAAGAACTTGTGTTGTTCTGCCATGATTTAAAGATCGACGATGACCCAAACCCTTCAACTGAAGTCCCGCTGCCACCCGCAAagtcatga